ACAAAAATGTACAGGGTGTATCTCGTCGACATATtggtaaattcatcattttgaatatttgacatttattgagtGTAGAAAATTAATTGACTAGACGAGTTTTACAACCTcggtaaataattttcaatcacgTTTTTTAGAGTTGTATTGGATTGACAGATTTACTACGCTAcctaatattgaaaaaaaaaaaaattatcaggcgagcgaagcgagcctctactaggttaaaatgtaacattttggtggtaaactttacaaaataaatacaaaagatttagacatgaaatgaaatgttgtagttccatatttatgtctagatgtgttatcaatcattatttttagaaaaaattatataaataataaataataaaaaacaaacgtattttttatttatgacatgtatgtatatatctatatatctgcagagacagtggcaccatctgtgagctacatctaatactaatatataattagctgcatttaatattaattttaaatgagtggccatctgtagattctttcaagtattaaaaaacttcataatgaaaaataaaaaaaacgtgataacaaaacataaacaattaatttttgagttctacagtagaataacttaaaaatttaagtgatattaatacaagtaatgaaaaaattttaattatagttattataattttaaagttatttattaattaattgcaattttaacaataaaatgctaCGACGTCATACGTTGACGGATCGTAAAGAgcgtgatcgtaatcgatcatAAATGCGTGATGatcggaaacgacgaaaacaagatcaagaagaattatatctttatcaagatgatattaattttaaaatgtatgcagaaaattggtttgatttacaaattaataaagatgggttttgttgtatttgtcacaaatttaaaatcaaaaatgaattgaatattttcacagcgaataataacatggatcctggtttacaacctgatgttttaaagaaattaacgtttaatgaggaacaattgaattaaaaatatttatcaataattgaagtataattttattttagaaatatctattttatatgataccattcgcgagccattacaaagttatacttttagttagttatttgtatatattgtgtgGTGAGTGACTCTCGGTAGTACCAGTAGATAACTGTGGTGTGGATGCAGTAAACATATCAATGAATAAAGTATATTATCATCTTGTGTAACCCTAACATTCACGTGGGCCATGACGTTTAGTGTATAACGAATGATTAGAgataaaattagttattaagTTTAGTGTAAGAAGTGTTTATTACATATTAAgtgatttttatgtattaattaaacaccatcaattaatttaaatattgtatattaatgcaacaccaacaaaattaatcaaCGAACaccattcattatttattatactaaacACAAAAggtgaacaatttttatacaagaAAATGGGCTTAGAATCAATTAAATACAAAGAtggtaaattagaaatattagaTCAACTATTATTACCACTTGAATcgaattatattcaaattaaaggtGTTGAAGATGGTTGGAAAGCGATTAATAAAATGCAGGTATAATtgatcttataaaaatatacataaatttttaccgtctgtgttattttatatgtaaaatttattgaaggtACGCGGTGCGCCGGCAATTGCAATTGTTGGATGTTTAAGTTTAGCCGTTGAACTTTATAATGAAAAGTTTGATGAGAAAAAAGTGTTACGTCAAGAAATTgaaggaaaattaaattatttagtttcagCAAGACCAACGGCTGTTAATATGAAAATAGCGGCTGATGATTTACAattattagttaataatttgGAACAAGATAGTAATGTTCAATCTGCTGAGGATATGAAAacaaagtatgttttttttataaatttcttttattttcatgtaatatttagACCAGATGTCAGAGAGTATGTAATAGaatattccactatttttgaaaaagtacttcaaaatgttgattttgttaataaaaagccatCCACCAAAAAGCCAGGAATACTAATGGTCGTTTAGACCTAATTACTGAGAGTCCATCTTATTTTTACACACAAATACACTGAGAAACACAGAAAATAGAAACACTTTCTTTGTCGGGTCAGTGTACATActaaaatttcaagttaaaagATGTTAGTAcatggcaataaaaaaaatcaacgaaAATTGGTTTAGATAAATTACCGTTACTTTCTAATCTAGGTCTTTTTGCACTCACACCTGAGTTGTTACCATGTTTCGCTGCATATTTCACCAACGCATTGAATAAATCTAATTCGGAATCAATTGCTAAATGTTCTTGCGAATAAATCGTTAATAATGTACACAATTCAACATCTTCGAAACTGTTATCGTTCAAAACTTCTTGTGTTTGCATACAAatgatctaaataaaaataaaaagtttacaatttacttttttggagtttattccttaaaaatcgattttcgttTAAGGCGCCCGGcatgaaaaaaatatgagtaataAAATCTAGTGATCGGAATGACTTCACATCCTTCACTTTTTAGTGATTCGTGTTATATAACTTGTATACTTATGTGCTGTCAACAAAgaatctattgtttgaaactgacaataacttGACGGACACAGGACACAAATTTGTAACTCACTTACAAATTTCCAACCCTCTAGGAGCTTTAAATGTGCGGAGTACCCTAAAATAGGGTAAACAAGATTATATTTCGTCGTAAAAAGAAGATAACGCTGAGACCCTCACATTTAAAATGGTTGTAGAAACTTTGTGTGTATCAACGTGCCATTATTGTCTAAAGAAATGCTTAATAAGGCtggatcaaataattttaacttcttaATTATTGGAATTCGCAATTAGTTCTGCCTTTATGACGTTTCCTACGCATAAGAGAGATATAAAAGGAGCGGaattaatgtcaattttttattaatctgtTCCGAAATCATAAAGTGAAGACGCGCATGGTAACCAGGATTCCTTCAAAAAGTCTCCCTCTCGCAAAAGGTTTATTATACCGAGCATGACATTTAAAGCCGAGTAACTTCCCGTGCTCGTATAACAATTTCATTCCACttgcaattaattaattttgctctggTCTGCTTTTTTGTTCGTAAGATCACTCGCGTTTGTTcgtaatataatattacatagTGAACTTTGTTATCGGTGGCGTGCCCAAAATACTCTTCTAGGCCTTATAGGCAAACTTAGCGATATTCTAGGATGATTTGGAATTGTCCATGCAAATTAGCACATTCAACCGATTCCCACAGTCAGTTAATCTTGATGTCTGATGCgcagaggctttaaaataattgtttttgtatcCAACATAAAATCTGTTTACAATCACATTTGAAGTTCCTTGTACATATTCCTACTTCTTTGACAACTGGATCTAAATTATTCATGTTGAGttcttttgatttaaaaaaataaaaaaattaactgtgattatttcttaaaaattagatttatatcTGTAATAGAAGCTATGCTAGATAAAGACGTAAATGATAATATTGCTATTGGTAATTTTGGTGCAAAAGCGATATTAGATAAAACACCCGGTGATACACTTATCAGAGTTTTAACGCATTGTAATACTGGTTCATTAGCTACAGCTGGCTATGGCACCGCTTTAGGTGTCGTACGAtcattacataaattaaaaaaattaggtaattaaaaacttttataattgtatatacatatatatatattattatttttttaaataaatggtcCAAGAGTCGAACGTAGTAAACTTTCTGTGATAACTATACTaaagtctattttttttttacatagttttttatTGTGCTTAAAAGAAGCGCAAAGTTTTATAAGTTTTGAAAGTGAGCTAGGAATAATgggtgttaaaaattttaccgctatgtgtgtttgtccgtctgtctgtggcatcgtagtgcccgaacgggtgaatcgattttgatttattttgtttcgtttgaaaagtaatttaatggagagtgttcttgatATGTTTCAAGctcgagtttaggattccgtgcccggaacaactaaaaatagcTAAGATActccaaaatcggttcagtttggagaaggctctaaggaaaaagttaatttaaaggaaagtgttcttaaatatgtttcaagtgcgagtttaggatttcatataaaaaaaaaaaaaaaaaaaaaaaagaatttttggcATAATCCTGTAACTTAGTGTTTTTCAAAGTGTGGGTCGCAACTTTCTGGGAGGTTGCAAAGCTAACTAACAGAGGATCGCGAAAACTCagtaaaaagaaatatagttcAAAGTTACGATTTTTTCATCAGAAATCTTCGCTATAGATGTCCAGATTTGTAATACGAAAGGTTACGGTGGGACACATATCAGCATCTTCTCAGATAGCTAAGCCACACTTCGAGCCCTTGGGACGTCAAGATTCCAATCGAGAATAGTCTATGAATGCTAGGAAGAACTGAACTGTCTGGGATTAAATAATATAGTCAGGCTGATCTGGATACCGGGCCATTCACTTTGGCATTAAAGGGAGTGAAGCAGCGGACTCATTGGCACGAATGGAATCGTATTAAACGTCACTTTCATCTGAGCCTATCATTCCTATAGCAAGATGTTCCGTAATTGACGAATCAAGGTATGACTACGACGGGTCTATCTTGATTACTGGGCTTTTGAATACTCATAAACGGTGCTCATTTGAAACTCACTAGAACACAGTCGAGAAAGGTGATGGGACTATTGATAATACAGAAAATTTCCTTAGAAATTTAActcacttttaaaatatataaaactccGTAACCTCTTTAAGAACgcataaaaacttaaaataaaatttgaacttgAGTATTGTCAAAAATGGTTGACTACGATCGACTCTCCTACTATAATTAATGATCAACAAATGCTCAATGATTTCAAACATTATacattattgtttatataaaacattaattaagttgattatacaaacaatattctgccaaaaaatatatttggcaaGATCTTTGTtctattgattatttaattattgtgttTTCATAAATCTTAGATTAAGTTGTTGcatagtttttatttgaaaaaaaaaaaaaaaaatcaattatagattccggttttattttaaaaataactctaTTTCTAACTTTCAGGAGTGATGGATcctattaaattaaacattttttgtgtgtgtataataACAGTGccaaaaaaaacctattttcgttttcataatttcattttttattttttgtatgggGAGGAAATTCAACCTCTTCGCACACTTCCCAATTCCAATAGAGGTATTATTCGTCCATTTGACTTTCGATGGCACTCATAATCGTCCgcagatattttgaaattaatatccAAATAAAATTAGGTACGTAGTAGATTAACGCATTTTAATAATGCGAATGCGGACATTTTTTTTAGCACATAGGAAAATCATTTAGattaatgtttgatttaataCGATCTAACACATATCCAGACAGAGGTGTGGGGAAGGGTACATTGTCAGATAGATTCATCCACTTTCCCCTAAACCGCCTAAACGACCACTTAGAATCCCCAGCATTTTTATTCCTGATggagtttaatattatttagttggaaaacttttcaaaagaataGACTGCCAGATagtgacagaaaaaaataaactattttttacagTCTACCATTCATTAGGGACATATTTACAGTCACAAACAACAGAAAAAATGACATGCACAACGCATTAATGCATAGTTAAACATtaacatttgtttataaaaaaaaaagataaattttttagtctACCATTCATTTAAATGAATGGCAACACTTTTCAATACGCTAAAAACTTAACTTAAACGTTATTGGCAGACTGTCTTCTcgtgtacaaattttaatatagcaATATTAGCTAATCAAAAAAGAGAAAGCCGTCTGGCAAATAACTTTTAGTTTATTGAATAGTCTTGTCTTTGATTTAAATGAatgactaaaaaatttatctatttttataaacaaatgttaATGTTTAACTATGCATTAATGCGTTGTTGaatggcagactgtaaaaaaattgtttatttttttctgtcaatATCTGGCAGTCTAGGAATTTGACTCGCGAAGTGTCTAAGCATGAGGAAATACTGTCTTATCTTCGGTTTGCACCTACTATCCTTATCCGGTTGCATTAAATACACATGTGCGCCTACTTAaaccatttaaataaattggcagtaagCTAAAGCTCGCGAGTAAACGAAAAAGAAATAAttggaaattaataattaatcgtTATAACTATGCATTGATTATAAATCTACTTTTAGAAAATACctcgtttttttaatttttaatgagtaagtttatttactaaaaattcattgtaaaaTCGATGTTTAATTCTATGACACGGTATAAGGttgaccttcacccatctgataactaaatgaaatgtatataaattaaattttattggttgTTTAACACGTCTATGATAGCTagtctatcgaaaagtgttcatggctatttttgattaaattaatttcgattattttcgtaattaaattatcttccttatgataccaatttcgattggttaacagatcggtgtagaccTGCTAAAAACCATtatgaaacaaattaattaaaattattttaattaaaagtaaccATGAACACTTTCCGATAAACAAGCTATCATAAGCGTGTTTATCAAGCAATAAAATTTCGTTAACAATATGTCTAATCTAgttatcaaatgggtgaaggtcgaccttataccgtcttctctactataaagaaaattgattagAAATAAAGCATTCAAAATTATTCCTTAGATTATACTTCATCCTTGTTGCACATAAACCTGCCCAAAATTTTACTATCTTTAATTCTATCTTGTTTACGGGAGgcttaaaactatttttcaaattattagatCAGAAACGTATCAAAAAATTTGGCCCCGGGGGGAATCCGGAGGCAGACGATAGTATGTTGTAAATTAACATATCTCCaaataggaaaatttttatattttcagaatttcGATGGTGGGGCATTCGGACCCTGTGACTGGCTACGGATTTCTATCAAATTAGTTCATCTACTAAATCACTAATTTAAATAACCTTTATGTCATTTCAATGtggattttcatttattatcggATATTTTACTTTTCGTTCCCTTTTAAATTATTGGTCAAGAAGTTGTAAGGCCTTCGACCTAATCTTATGTAATCAGTCAAACTGAAATGGTCAGACAGTTTCAAATTTCACCcgaatgaatataattaaatatggaGTACACAAGGGATCAATTTTAGGTCCACTATCATGAATTTTAATATGGAATACGAAAATGAATTATCCTTTGATATTGATACGGAGTGGTTAAAGTGGATCCTTAGCACCTAAATAATGGAATTTCCTGTGCCCtagattattatttagttttaagcTTCatgtaaacataataattagagcaaatttttgtctaaaaactGTTATTAGTAATCACATTTATTAGCATGCAATTACACTTAATTGAGAGGACTAATTTTTTGGATCGTTCATGACCGTTGACTTGTTAATAACCTAACATCCTAGtttattaaagtaaaagttttttcttcGGCTAATATtggcgaaaatttttttcaaaatattcttagaaatcGTTACCATTTTTTAGACTACTTTTGTCAGTTTTCGGTTGGTAGTACATGAAGAAAAAAAGGTCATAATGAGCCAAAGAATTGTTCCTCAAACTATCACAACCCtgtatattgtttaaattgcaattaaattgtaaattcgaGTTATATTGACTTATTCCAttgtttataaatcattttgaatATGTTTTAGAACATGTTTACTGTACTGAAACACGACCATACAATCAAGGTGCACGTTTAACTGCGTACGAATTGGTTCATGATAAGGTTCCATCAACTCTAATTGTTGATAGCATGGTAGCAGCTTTAATGCGAACAAGAAATATAAATGCTGTTGTTGTAGGGGCTGATCGAGTAAGTTTATAATTCAGAAATATTGTGTTTCTATAAAATG
This genomic interval from Chrysoperla carnea chromosome 1, inChrCarn1.1, whole genome shotgun sequence contains the following:
- the LOC123300928 gene encoding methylthioribose-1-phosphate isomerase, producing MGLESIKYKDGKLEILDQLLLPLESNYIQIKGVEDGWKAINKMQVRGAPAIAIVGCLSLAVELYNEKFDEKKVLRQEIEGKLNYLVSARPTAVNMKIAADDLQLLVNNLEQDSNVQSAEDMKTKFISVIEAMLDKDVNDNIAIGNFGAKAILDKTPGDTLIRVLTHCNTGSLATAGYGTALGVVRSLHKLKKLEHVYCTETRPYNQGARLTAYELVHDKVPSTLIVDSMVAALMRTRNINAVVVGADRVAANGDTANKIGTYQIAVLARYHNVPFYVCAPFTSIDFNITNGDQIPIEERPDREMTYVGGHRIAAPGINCWNPSFDVTPAKLITAVVTERGIFAPCDLLSQKDTIISTAN